The Microlunatus soli genome contains the following window.
GTTGACCGTCACCTCCGCGAGGTAGCGCAGCAGCTTGGTGCCGCGGTCCCCCGGCGTCCGGGCGTTCAGCAGCTCCGGGCGCCGTTCGATGAAATGCGTGGTGATGTTCCCGGCGAGGAACTCCGGATCCTCCAGAACTGCTTGCAAGAAAGGAATGTTGGTGCTGACGCCGCGGATCCGGAACTCCGCCAACGCCCGCTTCGCACGAGCGATAGCGGTGCTGAAATCGCGACCGCGGCAGGTCAGCTTGACCAGCATCGAGTCGAAGTGCGCGCTGACCTCGGCGCCGGTATCGGCGGTGCCGCCGTCCAATCGCACGCCGGCACCGCCGGCCGACCGATAGGCGGTGATGGTGCCGGTGTCCGGCCGGAAGCCGTTGGCGGGGTCCTCGGTGGTGATCCGGCACTGTAGAGCGGCGCCGGTGATCTTGATCTGCTCCTGGTGCAGATCAAGATCATCGAGTGTCTCACCGGAGGCGATCCGGAGCTGCGCCTGGACCAGGTCGACGCCGGTGATCTCCTCGGTGACGGTGTGCTCGACCTGGATTCGCGGGTTCATCTCGATGAACACGTGCTGACCAGCACGCGGCCCCTCGGTCTCGACCAGGAATTCCACCGTGCCGGCACAGGAGTAGTTCAGCGATTCGGCGAACTTCACCGCGTCGGCGGTCAGCGCGGCGCGCAGTTCGTCGCTGATGTGCGGCGCCGGGGCCATCTCGATGACCTTCTGATGCCGACGCTGCAGCGAGCAGTCCCGCTCGAAGAGGTGGATGGTGTTGCCCTGCCCGTCGGCCAGCACCTGGACCTCGATGTGCCGCGGAGCGGTGACGGCCTGCTCGATGAAGACGGTCGCGTCGCCGAAGGCGCTGTCGGCCTCTCGCATCGCCTGGTCCAGCGCGTCCCGCAGCTCGGACGCCTCGTTGACCTGGCGCATGCCGCGGCCACCGCCACCGGCGACGGCCTTGACGAAGACCGGGAAGCCGATCTCCTCCGCTCCGGCGACCAACGCCTCGACATCGGTCGACGGCTCGGTGGACTGCAACGTCGGGATGCCCGCCTCGCGAGCGGCGGCGATCGCCCGCACCTTGTTGCCGGCCAGTTCCAGGACGTCGGCGGGTGGGCCGACGAAGGTGATCCCGGCCTCGTCGCAGGCGCGCGCGAGATCGGGGTTCTCGCTCAGGAACCCGTACCCCGGGTAGACCGCGTCGGCGCCGCAGGCGACCGCTGCCTGGACGATCGAGTCGACGTCCAGGTAGGCCCGGACCGGATGGCCGCGCTCCCCGATCAGGTAGGCCTCGTCCGCCTTGATCCGATGCACCGCATTGCGATCCTCGTACGGGTAGACGGCAACGGTGTGCGCCCCCAACTCGACGGCAGCACGGAATGCCCGGACAGCGATTTCCCCGCGATTGGCAACCAAGACCTTGGCGAACATAGCCAGGAATCTAACGGTTCCCGGCTGTCGGACCGAACTCGCGTCCCACACTGCTGACACCGGCGCCGTCCAGGAAGACGCTGGTAACCAGGCTGCTGGCCCGTTCGGCCTGCAACTCGCCGCTGAGCACCAGGCGCATCACCTTCTCGTACAGCCCGGTCAGCACCGTGAACTGCAACTCCAGCGGCACATCGGAACGCAGCGAACCGTCGGCGATGCCCCTGCGGAGGACGTCGAGTACCGGTCGGGCAATGCGTTCCTCCAGCTCGGCCGGCTTGGTCAGATGCCGGTCCCGCAGGTGGACCAGGGCGGCATACCGGGTGGCTGCCGCCAGGAACGCGCGGCTCAGCCGGGCCAGTGCTTCGGGTACGTCGACGGTCTCGAGTTCGGCCGCGGCGATATTGCCGGCCAGCTCTTCCATCGCGGCCACCGTCATGCCCTGCAGCAACTGCTCCCGGCTGGGGAAGTAGCGATAGAGGGTCGCCCGGCCGACGCCGGCGGTGGCAGCGATCTCGGCCATGCTGGCCGCGTCGCCCCGTTCGGCGATCACGGCGGCCGCAGTGTTCAGGATCGCCGCCCGAACACCACTGCGGACGGCGGGCTCCGGTGTCGTCCTCATGGCCACACCCTAACGCTGGACGGAGACGACTATGCTTCTGAATAAGACATCACTGTCTCATTCGCCGACAGGAGAGAACCATCATGGAGAGCAGGCGACAGCTCGGCCGGACCGGGATCGAGGTCTCCGCGATCGGGTTGGGCTGCATGCAGATGGGCGGCCGTGGCGTGATGGAGCAGGTGTTCCCGGTGATTCCGCAGCAGACCGCGACCGAGATCGTCCGCACCGCCCTGGACAACGGTGTCGACTGGTTCGACACCGCCGAGATGTACGGCAGGGGGCAGTCCGAGCGCGCGCTCAGCACGGCACTGACCGAGCTGGGTGTCCGGTCCGGGAGCGTTCGGATCGCCAGCAAGTGGACTCCGGTCGGGCGGACCGCGGCGAGCATCGGCCGGACCATCGGCGGCCGGCTGGACGCCCTGCAGGGATATCCGCTCGACCTGCATCAGATCCATTTTCCGGTCAGCTTCTCCGGCGTCGACGCGCAGATCGACGCGATGGCCGCGTTGGTCGGCTCCGGCCGGATCGCTGCCATCGGTGTCAGCAACTTCAACGCCCGCCAGTTGGAGCGCGCCCAGGCCAGGGCCCGTTCGCACGGACTGGTGGTGGCCAGCAACCAGGTGCAGATCAACCTGCTGCATCGAGACATCGAGACCAACGGCGTGCTCGCCACGGCGCGTCGTCTGGGGATCACGTTGATCGGCTACGCACCGTTGCGGCAGGGCATCCTGACCGGCCGGTTCCATGCCGACCCGGCGGCGCTGCGGGCGCTGCCGCTGATCCGGCGGACCATGATCGGCGGTGACCGGATGGTGCGCCGGTCGGAGCCGTTGATCAAGGAACTGACCGCGATCGCCGACGCGCACGGCGTCCGTCCGGGGCAGGTCGCGCTGGCCTGGGGTGATCACCAACTACGGCGACACCGTGGTCTGCGTGCCGGGTGCCTCGAAGCCGGCCCAGGCCGCCGAATCTGCCTCCGCGATGCGCCTGCGGCTCGATGCCGACGAGTTGGCTGCGCTGAACGAGGCTGCCGACCGGGCCACGAAGCCGCCGGCGCGGGCACGGCCCGGTCAGCGCGCGGCGTAGGTCAGCACGTCGGCCATCGAGCGGGTGTCGTCGGGGCCGCCGAGTTGGACCTGGCACATCCAGACAACGACGGTCCCGGTGGACGGGATCAGGTAGCCGGCGGTCCCGGTGCCACCGACCCAGCCATAGCGACCCGGGACGTTCCACGGATGGGTGGTCCGCAGGTCGACCCCGCCGCCGAAGCCCCAGCCCTGACCGTCCAGGAAGAGATGCTTCGGCCCGCCATCGACGTGGGCCGACGTCATCTGCCGTACCGAGTCCTCGGTGAGCACCTGATGTCCGTCGTGCTCACCGCCGGCCAGCAACATCGCGCCGAAGGCGTACCAGTCGCGGACGGTCGACAGCAGGCCACCGCCACCGCTGAGAAACGGCGGTTCGGCCGCCCACTGCCCGTCGGGCGGATCGATCAACTCCAGCCCGTCGTCGGTGTGCTGGTAGAGCGAGGCGATCCGTTCGACGTCGGTGCAGAAGAACGCCGTGTCCGCCATCCCGACCGGTCCGAGCACGGTGTCGGTCAGGACGTCGAACAGCGTGCCGCCGGCCGCTCGCCCGAGCAGCACGCCCAACAGCTCGGCACCGGTGTTGTAGGTCCATCCCTGCCCCGGCTGGTGCAGCAGCGGAACGGTGGCCACCCGCTGTAACCATTCGTCCGGCGCCGGGTGCTGCTGCGGCTGCGGCGGCCCCTCGCTGATCCGTTCGAAGAGCAGCTGAGCGATCGGCAGATCGAAGCGTTGTGGCAGCCCGAGGCCGCCGGAGAAGGTGAGCAGGTCACGGACGGTGACCTGCCGCTCGGCGGGCACCACGTCGTCCACCGGGCCGTCCAGGGTACGCAGCACCACCGGCTCGGCGAGCTCGTCGAGCCACCGATCGATCGGGTCGTCGAGTCCGACCAGACCCCGTTCGATCAGCACCATCGTCGCTGCTGCGACGATCGGCTTGGTGATCGACGCGATCCGGACGATGGTGTCCTCCGACATCAACGGGCCGCCGACCGTCTGCTCGCCGGCAAAGGCGATCTCGATCTCGCCATCACGCGCCACCAGGGCGCCTGCTCCCGGAACGTGTCCGCTGGTGCAGGACCGATCGAGGATGCGTTGCAGTTCACCCATGTCGACACACTGCCAGATCCGCCCGCCGGACGCCGACGGGATGACGATCACCGGGGCTCAGGTCACCGATGGGACGGGCTGTTCACCGAGACCGTGAGATGACTGGTCACGTGCTGCACGCTGCTGCCGACCAGCACCCAGCCCGCGACGGCCGTCGCCAGCACTGCGCCGAGATCGCCCTCCAACCGGGTCACGAAGTGCTCCGATCCCCGAAACGTCCCGTTCTCCTTGGCCAGGTCGATCGCGGCGTAGATGTCGCGCATGTGGTCCGGCACGGTCCCGGCCCGGACCTCGTCGGCCAAGGGATACAGCGACCACTCGGCCGCGGCGTACAGTCCGGTCTGCCTGCCCTCCGGTACGTCGACCGGACGCGGTCCGGCGCCACCGGGAAGGTCGCAGACCACCTCGCCCGGGCAGCCGCGGGACAGCTGGATGGTGAGCGACGCGTGCTCGCCGGTCGATGCGATCGCCGCGGCCAGGTCGGTCAGGTAGCGCAGCAACTCCGGCTCGCTGCCACCGACGTAGCTGCTGACATCACCGATCTGCACCACGAGTCCGCCCGGATCCGTTGTCTGCAAGGCCTTGCTGATGACGTCGGCGTACCGGTCGGTCATCACCGCCGCCGTCACCCGGGCGCCGACCCCGAATCGCATCGGGTCGTCAATGATCTCGGTCATCCGTCCACCTCACCGGTCGTCGGCACGGTGGACCGGGCACCGTGCCCGAGCCAAGTTCGCTTCCTTCGCTGGCATCATCCAGATCAGGTTCA
Protein-coding sequences here:
- a CDS encoding YkoF family thiamine/hydroxymethylpyrimidine-binding protein — protein: MTEIIDDPMRFGVGARVTAAVMTDRYADVISKALQTTDPGGLVVQIGDVSSYVGGSEPELLRYLTDLAAAIASTGEHASLTIQLSRGCPGEVVCDLPGGAGPRPVDVPEGRQTGLYAAAEWSLYPLADEVRAGTVPDHMRDIYAAIDLAKENGTFRGSEHFVTRLEGDLGAVLATAVAGWVLVGSSVQHVTSHLTVSVNSPSHR
- a CDS encoding serine hydrolase domain-containing protein is translated as MGELQRILDRSCTSGHVPGAGALVARDGEIEIAFAGEQTVGGPLMSEDTIVRIASITKPIVAAATMVLIERGLVGLDDPIDRWLDELAEPVVLRTLDGPVDDVVPAERQVTVRDLLTFSGGLGLPQRFDLPIAQLLFERISEGPPQPQQHPAPDEWLQRVATVPLLHQPGQGWTYNTGAELLGVLLGRAAGGTLFDVLTDTVLGPVGMADTAFFCTDVERIASLYQHTDDGLELIDPPDGQWAAEPPFLSGGGGLLSTVRDWYAFGAMLLAGGEHDGHQVLTEDSVRQMTSAHVDGGPKHLFLDGQGWGFGGGVDLRTTHPWNVPGRYGWVGGTGTAGYLIPSTGTVVVWMCQVQLGGPDDTRSMADVLTYAAR
- a CDS encoding TetR/AcrR family transcriptional regulator — encoded protein: MRTTPEPAVRSGVRAAILNTAAAVIAERGDAASMAEIAATAGVGRATLYRYFPSREQLLQGMTVAAMEELAGNIAAAELETVDVPEALARLSRAFLAAATRYAALVHLRDRHLTKPAELEERIARPVLDVLRRGIADGSLRSDVPLELQFTVLTGLYEKVMRLVLSGELQAERASSLVTSVFLDGAGVSSVGREFGPTAGNR